One Ruficoccus amylovorans genomic window carries:
- the rplI gene encoding 50S ribosomal protein L9 has protein sequence MATTDILLLEPVTGLGGEGDQVTVKAGYARNFLLPRKLALPVNRANQKYIDALQKRRAEREAKELGHAQELAAKIEKVSIAIAVKTGEGGKMFGSVTAQDLIDRLAEEGVELERKQLNLYTPVKALGKHATKVKLHPEVTVEFEWEVVSENPIEENEEAEAPKAE, from the coding sequence ATGGCAACGACAGACATCCTCCTTCTCGAGCCCGTAACCGGCCTCGGTGGCGAAGGCGACCAGGTCACCGTCAAGGCTGGCTACGCCCGTAATTTCCTGCTGCCGCGCAAGCTGGCCCTGCCGGTCAACCGCGCCAACCAGAAGTACATTGACGCCCTTCAGAAGCGCCGCGCCGAGCGCGAAGCCAAGGAACTGGGCCATGCTCAGGAACTGGCCGCCAAGATCGAAAAGGTCAGCATCGCCATCGCCGTGAAGACGGGCGAAGGCGGCAAGATGTTCGGCTCGGTCACCGCTCAGGACCTCATCGACCGCCTGGCCGAGGAAGGCGTCGAGCTGGAGCGCAAGCAGCTCAACCTCTACACGCCCGTCAAGGCCCTCGGTAAGCACGCCACCAAGGTGAAGCTTCACCCCGAAGTCACGGTCGAGTTCGAGTGGGAAGTCGTTTCCGAAAACCCGATCGAAGAAAACGAGGAAGCCGAAGCCCCCAAGGCTGAGTAA
- the rplS gene encoding 50S ribosomal protein L19 gives MQAILEDITKDQLKTDLVKFKVGDGVRVHTKVREGDKERIQIFAGIVICRKGRGIAETFTVRRISYGEGVERVFPVNSPNIDKIEVDRESVTMRARMYYLRGRIGKQANKVKEKRLVEASRASRSGR, from the coding sequence ATGCAAGCGATTCTCGAAGACATCACCAAAGACCAACTCAAGACCGACCTCGTCAAGTTCAAGGTAGGCGACGGCGTGCGCGTCCACACCAAGGTGCGCGAAGGCGACAAGGAACGCATCCAGATCTTTGCCGGTATCGTGATCTGCCGTAAGGGCCGTGGTATCGCCGAGACCTTCACCGTCCGCCGTATCTCCTATGGCGAAGGTGTTGAGCGCGTCTTCCCCGTCAACTCCCCCAACATCGACAAGATCGAGGTGGACCGTGAATCCGTCACCATGCGTGCCCGCATGTACTACCTGCGTGGCCGTATCGGCAAGCAGGCCAACAAGGTGAAGGAAAAGCGCCTCGTCGAGGCCAGCCGCGCCAGCCGTTCCGGTCGCTAA
- the trmD gene encoding tRNA (guanosine(37)-N1)-methyltransferase TrmD: protein MLSRIDLLTLFPKMAEGFLTESILGRASAHGLLSINIHNLRDWSTDKHHRVDDRPFGGGAGMLLMPEPLFAAIEEIRTPETTTIYLCPDGEPLSTPLARELSEKPHLLLISGHYEGVDQRVRDALVDREISIGDYVLTNGTLPAAVLIDCVARQVPGVLGEEKSLTQDSFNDNFLTFPQFTRPAEFRGMKVPEVLLSGDHAAIERWREEERRRQTRLRRPDLNP, encoded by the coding sequence ATGCTGAGCCGTATCGACCTGCTGACGCTTTTCCCGAAAATGGCGGAAGGCTTCCTGACCGAGAGCATCCTCGGGCGGGCCTCGGCGCATGGACTGCTCTCTATCAATATCCACAATCTGCGCGACTGGTCCACTGATAAACACCACCGCGTGGACGACCGCCCCTTCGGCGGGGGGGCCGGGATGCTCCTGATGCCCGAGCCGCTTTTCGCCGCCATCGAGGAGATCCGCACCCCCGAGACAACCACAATTTACCTCTGTCCGGACGGTGAGCCGCTCTCCACACCGCTGGCCCGCGAATTGTCCGAAAAGCCGCACCTGCTCTTGATCAGCGGGCATTACGAAGGGGTGGACCAACGGGTCCGCGATGCGCTCGTGGACCGCGAGATTTCCATCGGCGACTACGTGCTGACCAACGGCACCCTCCCGGCAGCGGTTCTCATCGACTGCGTGGCCCGGCAGGTTCCCGGTGTTTTAGGTGAAGAAAAATCCTTGACGCAGGACAGCTTCAACGACAATTTCCTCACTTTTCCTCAATTCACGCGTCCGGCGGAGTTCCGCGGGATGAAGGTTCCGGAGGTCCTGCTCAGCGGCGACCACGCAGCCATCGAACGCTGGAGAGAGGAAGAGAGAAGGAGACAGACCCGCCTCCGGCGACCTGATCTAAACCCTTAA
- the rpsP gene encoding 30S ribosomal protein S16 yields MALRIRLQRHGASHAPVYRMVVTESSHRRDGRHAEVLGHYNPKARGQDVELKLKLDRVDYWTGVGAQPSDTARTLINRARREAGLVASVPSPQPAKKAEAAAPKAEEAPAAAEEPKAEAAEGEQPQA; encoded by the coding sequence ATGGCACTCCGAATCAGATTGCAGCGTCACGGCGCTTCCCACGCGCCGGTTTACCGCATGGTTGTGACCGAGTCCAGCCACCGCCGCGACGGCCGCCACGCCGAAGTTCTCGGCCACTATAACCCGAAGGCACGCGGCCAGGACGTCGAGCTCAAGCTCAAACTCGATCGCGTGGACTACTGGACCGGCGTGGGCGCCCAGCCCTCCGACACCGCCCGCACGCTGATCAACCGTGCCCGCCGCGAAGCCGGCCTGGTCGCCTCCGTGCCCTCCCCGCAGCCGGCCAAGAAGGCCGAAGCCGCCGCCCCCAAGGCGGAAGAAGCTCCCGCTGCCGCCGAGGAACCCAAGGCCGAAGCCGCCGAAGGCGAACAGCCGCAGGCTTAA
- a CDS encoding HlyD family secretion protein translates to MDEKTETGAPAKPKLHPLVAKLLWPLVIIGAAGFAWFGYVEVQKERTRVTTDNAEVKSLVVKIFSPEQGYVTAVQAQENDLVKAGQPLVQLDDNYYQWEVQRAQANFDLAQTKLGTGSQPGLSAAQLQSAEANLQLINAQLKQAQDQFEDAQQAVQDLQAKKDKPGFKQSDLSKALTTSESWQASVNTLEKQSLFAQKQVAEEQANQRLGNYNLDQAKAELEQARLRLANTVIRSPIEGYVAQNNISPGVLLQSNQYLMAVISRSETWITANIKESKIERIQVDYPVIITLDAFPGQTFYGEVESISPAAGSEFALIPRNNASGNFIKTEALIPVRIRVLDPDQKARLLPGMSATVTIMTDPLDKKDKKVAAYFKAKAEIDARAKKQPAAAPAQTTKTTPSPTAKQPDGPTTTDAATSASAPSEGAASPTATPPTTAPHPAAATPAADATVITSPVAPATVPATPSTNTDTPANTAPGVPAPEAPGTGADNQSPGGDTGTPAPADEDASATTAPSAATSATDSQAEKVAERHSRGPVGTDGR, encoded by the coding sequence ATGGATGAGAAAACCGAAACCGGGGCTCCGGCCAAGCCTAAACTGCATCCGCTGGTCGCCAAACTGCTGTGGCCGCTTGTTATCATCGGCGCGGCCGGGTTTGCCTGGTTCGGGTACGTGGAGGTGCAAAAGGAGCGCACCCGCGTCACCACCGACAACGCCGAGGTCAAAAGCCTGGTCGTAAAGATCTTCTCTCCCGAGCAGGGCTACGTCACCGCCGTGCAGGCGCAGGAGAATGATCTGGTCAAGGCCGGGCAGCCGCTTGTCCAGCTCGACGACAATTACTATCAGTGGGAGGTCCAGCGGGCGCAGGCGAACTTCGACCTCGCCCAGACCAAGCTCGGCACCGGCAGCCAGCCCGGGCTGAGCGCGGCCCAGCTCCAGAGCGCCGAGGCCAATCTCCAGCTCATTAACGCCCAGCTCAAGCAGGCTCAGGATCAGTTTGAGGACGCGCAGCAGGCAGTTCAGGACCTGCAGGCGAAGAAGGACAAGCCGGGCTTCAAGCAATCCGACCTGAGCAAGGCGCTCACCACCTCCGAGTCCTGGCAGGCCAGCGTGAACACGCTGGAAAAGCAGTCGCTGTTCGCGCAGAAACAGGTGGCCGAAGAACAGGCCAACCAGCGTCTGGGCAATTATAACCTCGACCAGGCCAAGGCCGAACTCGAACAGGCCCGCCTGCGCCTGGCCAACACCGTCATTCGCAGCCCCATCGAAGGCTATGTCGCCCAGAACAACATCAGCCCCGGCGTCCTCCTCCAGTCCAACCAGTACCTGATGGCCGTCATTTCCCGCTCCGAGACCTGGATCACCGCCAACATCAAAGAGAGCAAAATCGAACGCATTCAGGTCGATTACCCGGTGATCATCACTCTCGACGCCTTCCCCGGGCAGACCTTTTACGGCGAGGTGGAGAGCATCAGCCCCGCCGCCGGGTCGGAGTTCGCGCTCATCCCGCGCAACAACGCCTCGGGCAACTTTATCAAGACCGAGGCCCTCATTCCGGTCCGTATCCGCGTCCTCGACCCCGACCAGAAAGCCCGCCTGCTGCCGGGCATGAGCGCGACCGTCACCATCATGACTGACCCGCTCGACAAGAAGGACAAGAAAGTCGCCGCCTATTTTAAAGCCAAAGCCGAGATCGACGCCCGCGCCAAGAAACAGCCCGCCGCCGCTCCCGCGCAAACCACCAAGACCACGCCCTCCCCCACTGCCAAGCAACCGGACGGCCCCACCACCACCGACGCGGCAACTTCGGCCTCCGCTCCCTCGGAGGGGGCCGCTTCTCCGACCGCCACCCCCCCGACAACGGCCCCTCACCCAGCCGCAGCGACACCAGCGGCGGATGCAACCGTCATCACGTCCCCCGTGGCACCCGCCACCGTTCCGGCCACCCCTTCTACTAATACCGACACACCTGCCAACACCGCGCCCGGCGTTCCCGCCCCGGAGGCCCCCGGCACAGGCGCGGACAACCAATCCCCCGGCGGCGACACCGGCACCCCCGCCCCGGCGGATGAAGACGCCTCGGCGACGACAGCTCCTTCGGCGGCGACTTCCGCCACTGACAGTCAGGCGGAAAAAGTCGCCGAACGGCACAGCCGCGGTCCCGTTGGCACTGACGGACGCTGA
- a CDS encoding DHA2 family efflux MFS transporter permease subunit, with protein sequence MDKQPQASIYGENGHPLRYVIVAVVTLASFLEGLDASIITVSLPDMMGTLDASLEQISWVSNGYLLANVIIIPMTGWLAQLFGRKRYFNGSLVLFTFASLMCGLSGSLTEIIIWRVLQGIGGGALVATAQAIIYEVFPPREHARAMSLWGLGLMVGPAMGPAIGGYITGILSWPWIFYVTVPFGALAVVMVSLVVPESPYREKVKKIDLQGLLLLTFAIGSLQYILVKESSLDWGFLGNGMNLAVLCAASAVMFVLRELNIPYPVVDLRILKNIQFTACCIFSFMQALCTLAIVFVTPMLLIDLMGFSALETGMIMFPVAAGTGLSMYIAGKVAHRINPYALILTGLAIFFFAMFKYSTFSFDTPKADLYLPFLLRGIGLGVIFVPLNALAVADLRPEQQANACGLLNLTRQFGSGVGIVIAASVLGKIKANFELVLANAVVPTQPASIVTMSNLERHFIALGVSPDTAQLYGLKTIEYANNLIASSLAFERIFAIFGLSLACVIPLLLLMRKQPASGKPTPARH encoded by the coding sequence ATGGACAAACAACCGCAGGCCAGCATCTACGGCGAGAACGGCCATCCGCTGCGCTACGTGATCGTGGCCGTGGTTACGCTGGCCTCGTTTCTGGAGGGGCTGGACGCGAGTATTATTACCGTCTCCCTGCCCGACATGATGGGCACCCTCGACGCCTCGCTGGAGCAGATCAGCTGGGTCTCCAACGGCTACCTGCTGGCCAACGTCATCATCATCCCCATGACCGGGTGGCTGGCCCAGCTCTTTGGCCGCAAGCGCTACTTCAACGGCTCGCTCGTGCTGTTCACCTTCGCCAGTCTCATGTGCGGCCTCTCCGGCTCGCTGACCGAGATCATCATCTGGCGCGTGCTTCAGGGGATCGGCGGCGGGGCGCTCGTGGCCACCGCCCAGGCCATTATTTATGAGGTCTTCCCACCCCGCGAGCACGCCCGCGCCATGTCGCTGTGGGGGCTGGGGCTGATGGTCGGCCCGGCCATGGGCCCGGCCATCGGCGGGTACATCACAGGCATCCTCTCGTGGCCGTGGATTTTTTACGTCACCGTGCCCTTCGGGGCGCTGGCCGTGGTCATGGTCTCACTCGTCGTGCCCGAGTCCCCCTACCGCGAGAAGGTCAAAAAAATCGACCTGCAAGGGCTGCTCCTGCTGACCTTCGCCATCGGCTCGCTCCAGTACATCCTGGTCAAGGAAAGCTCGCTCGACTGGGGCTTCCTGGGCAACGGCATGAACCTGGCCGTGCTCTGCGCAGCCAGCGCCGTGATGTTCGTGCTGCGGGAGTTAAACATCCCCTATCCGGTGGTTGACCTTCGCATCCTTAAAAACATCCAGTTCACGGCCTGCTGTATCTTCAGCTTCATGCAGGCGCTGTGTACACTGGCCATCGTCTTTGTCACCCCGATGCTGTTGATCGACCTGATGGGCTTCTCGGCCCTTGAGACGGGGATGATCATGTTCCCGGTGGCGGCGGGCACGGGGTTGAGCATGTACATCGCCGGCAAAGTCGCCCACCGCATCAACCCCTACGCCCTCATTCTGACCGGGTTGGCCATTTTCTTTTTCGCCATGTTCAAGTACAGCACCTTCAGCTTTGACACGCCGAAGGCCGACCTGTACCTGCCCTTCCTGCTGCGCGGGATCGGACTGGGGGTGATCTTCGTCCCGCTCAACGCCCTGGCCGTGGCCGACCTGCGCCCCGAACAGCAGGCCAACGCCTGCGGCCTGCTCAACCTGACGCGGCAGTTCGGCAGCGGGGTGGGCATCGTGATCGCCGCCAGCGTACTGGGCAAGATCAAGGCCAACTTCGAACTCGTGCTGGCCAACGCCGTCGTCCCCACCCAACCGGCCTCCATCGTCACGATGAGCAATCTTGAGCGCCACTTTATCGCGCTCGGGGTTAGCCCCGACACGGCGCAACTCTACGGCCTCAAGACCATCGAGTACGCCAACAACCTCATCGCCAGCAGCCTGGCCTTTGAGCGCATCTTCGCCATCTTCGGGCTGAGCCTGGCCTGCGTCATCCCGCTGCTCCTGCTCATGCGCAAGCAACCCGCCTCCGGCAAGCCCACCCCCGCCCGACACTGA
- a CDS encoding acyl-CoA thioesterase, whose translation MRFYSRKWIRPADLNSHGSLFGGQLLQWIDEEAAIFAMCQLNNNPNIVTKYISEINFTASARTGDIVEMGMEVVAFGRTSITLSCEVRNKVTKEKIITIDRIVFVSLDANGRPSPHGCTEERD comes from the coding sequence ATGAGATTTTACAGCCGCAAATGGATCCGGCCCGCCGACCTGAACTCACACGGAAGCCTCTTCGGTGGACAACTGCTGCAATGGATCGACGAGGAGGCAGCCATTTTCGCGATGTGCCAGCTCAACAACAACCCGAACATCGTCACCAAGTACATTTCCGAAATCAACTTCACCGCCTCGGCCCGAACGGGAGACATCGTTGAGATGGGCATGGAAGTCGTAGCCTTCGGGCGCACCTCGATCACCCTGAGCTGCGAAGTCCGCAACAAGGTGACCAAGGAAAAAATCATCACCATCGACCGGATCGTCTTCGTCTCCCTCGATGCAAACGGACGCCCCAGCCCCCACGGTTGCACCGAGGAGCGCGACTGA
- a CDS encoding S1 family peptidase codes for MRAIRLLPFLLLLLLAAPASRAESYVALPNSGFVVRYPIDYPACKIYPSQSFEVLSEDGDSYFVPYDFGDAVHVVELPKKKNGRTVSFRDGNTAHINGMVMQKFEKGVILIEKGTAYPVTKAEGGQLELIVPVGDSKRRAPFPENLFRLVEAERYREASERPSTFATTTGDTSEDPRPSLSAADLEKLAAAEKEKAARVHASQTKGRYMPVRSTEDAVGVVTTAEGSGTGFLCHMDGVVYFFTNSHVVGSGEDLTIRLRDGTKLKPRLIELAEDRDLARISIEKQPPSLTFTTRSDIGDDVIVYGNSAGAGVITKIKGEIKGDAYDRIETSAKFVPGNSGSPIVNRKGVVVAVATYATFNPTDKKDWVMAGTGFDKVRRFGVKLDDKINWIPFHPEALQLINHQIIEAEAALDQSASLMAVYYNAPFEPVIIPGIENPRLAQWITAHNAVVKEYAALEGKRYSMSERNKVLAIIRNRGRAKGRALTDFFRDQAEDLEALPLVPRTGFHAEHIKRTQEGFSQLAEINESITEGMW; via the coding sequence ATGAGAGCCATCCGCCTGCTGCCGTTCCTGCTGTTGCTCCTGCTCGCCGCTCCCGCCTCACGGGCGGAGTCGTACGTCGCCCTCCCCAACAGCGGGTTTGTCGTGCGCTACCCGATCGACTACCCCGCCTGCAAGATCTACCCCTCGCAGTCCTTCGAAGTGTTGAGCGAAGACGGCGACTCGTACTTCGTGCCGTACGACTTCGGGGACGCCGTGCATGTGGTCGAACTACCCAAGAAAAAGAATGGCCGTACCGTCAGCTTCCGTGACGGGAACACCGCCCACATCAACGGCATGGTCATGCAGAAATTCGAAAAAGGCGTCATCCTGATCGAAAAAGGCACGGCCTACCCCGTGACCAAGGCCGAGGGCGGCCAACTCGAACTCATCGTCCCAGTCGGCGACAGCAAGCGCCGTGCGCCCTTCCCCGAAAACCTCTTCCGCCTCGTCGAGGCCGAACGCTACCGCGAGGCCAGCGAACGCCCCAGCACCTTTGCCACCACGACCGGAGACACGTCCGAAGACCCCCGGCCCAGCCTCAGCGCCGCGGACCTGGAAAAACTCGCCGCCGCCGAAAAGGAAAAGGCCGCCCGCGTCCACGCCTCCCAGACCAAGGGCCGCTACATGCCCGTCCGCTCCACCGAGGATGCCGTCGGCGTGGTCACGACCGCCGAGGGCTCCGGCACCGGCTTCCTCTGCCACATGGACGGCGTGGTTTACTTTTTCACCAACAGCCACGTCGTCGGCTCCGGCGAAGACCTGACCATCCGCCTGCGCGACGGCACGAAGCTGAAGCCCCGGCTGATCGAGCTGGCCGAGGACCGCGACCTGGCCCGGATCAGCATTGAGAAACAGCCCCCGAGCCTGACCTTTACCACCCGGAGCGACATCGGCGACGACGTCATCGTCTATGGCAACAGCGCCGGGGCGGGCGTCATCACCAAGATCAAGGGCGAGATCAAAGGCGACGCCTACGACCGGATCGAGACGAGCGCGAAGTTCGTCCCCGGCAACAGCGGCAGCCCCATCGTCAACCGCAAGGGCGTCGTCGTCGCCGTGGCCACCTACGCCACCTTTAACCCGACGGACAAAAAAGACTGGGTCATGGCCGGAACGGGCTTCGATAAGGTGCGGCGCTTCGGGGTCAAACTCGACGACAAAATCAACTGGATCCCCTTCCACCCCGAGGCCCTCCAACTCATCAACCACCAAATCATCGAGGCCGAAGCAGCCCTGGACCAGTCCGCCTCGCTCATGGCCGTCTATTATAATGCGCCCTTCGAGCCGGTTATCATTCCGGGCATCGAAAACCCGCGCCTGGCCCAGTGGATCACCGCTCACAACGCCGTGGTCAAGGAATACGCCGCCCTCGAGGGCAAACGCTACAGCATGAGCGAACGCAACAAGGTGCTCGCCATTATCCGCAACCGCGGACGTGCCAAGGGGCGGGCGCTGACGGACTTTTTCCGCGATCAGGCCGAGGACCTCGAAGCCCTTCCCCTCGTCCCCCGCACCGGCTTCCACGCCGAGCACATCAAGCGCACCCAGGAAGGTTTTAGCCAACTGGCCGAGATCAACGAGTCCATCACCGAGGGCATGTGGTAA
- the ychF gene encoding redox-regulated ATPase YchF — translation MLQSGIVGLPNVGKSTLFNALTRTRKAEAANYPFCTIEPNVGVVEVPDERLAPLAEIGGTKTIIPAAIEFVDIAGLVAGASKGEGLGNKFLANIREVDAIVHVVRCFEDDDIIHNMGGVDPVRDIEIINTELVLADLESVERQINSWAKKAKSGDKEAQAHSALLQRIVAHTGEGKPVITMDLSDDERALLKFYNLLSAKKVLYACNVKESDLADADNHPLVQKVAAWAAEHHGAGYCPICARVEEELGELAPDEAAEYLESLGISDSGCNRLIREAYKLLGLASYFTTGEKETRAWTFRLGLKAPQCAAVIHTDFEKKFIKAEVVSYDDLVNAGSIAAARDAGKYRLEGKEYVFKDGDVALFKVGA, via the coding sequence ATGCTCCAATCCGGAATCGTCGGACTGCCCAACGTGGGCAAAAGCACTCTTTTCAACGCCCTCACGCGCACCCGCAAGGCCGAGGCCGCGAACTACCCGTTCTGCACCATCGAGCCGAACGTCGGCGTGGTCGAAGTCCCGGACGAACGCCTCGCCCCGCTGGCCGAAATCGGCGGCACCAAGACGATCATCCCCGCCGCGATTGAGTTTGTGGACATCGCCGGGCTCGTCGCCGGGGCCAGCAAGGGTGAAGGCCTGGGTAACAAGTTCCTCGCCAATATCCGCGAGGTGGACGCCATTGTCCACGTCGTGCGCTGCTTCGAGGACGACGACATCATTCACAACATGGGCGGCGTCGATCCCGTGCGCGACATCGAAATCATCAACACCGAGCTGGTCCTGGCCGACCTCGAAAGCGTCGAGCGCCAGATCAACTCCTGGGCCAAGAAGGCCAAAAGCGGCGACAAGGAAGCCCAGGCCCACAGCGCCCTGCTCCAGCGTATTGTCGCCCACACCGGCGAGGGTAAGCCCGTCATCACGATGGACCTCAGCGACGACGAGCGCGCGCTTCTGAAATTCTACAATCTGCTCTCGGCCAAAAAAGTCCTCTACGCCTGTAACGTGAAGGAGTCCGACCTGGCCGACGCCGACAACCACCCGCTCGTGCAAAAGGTCGCCGCCTGGGCCGCCGAACACCACGGCGCGGGCTACTGCCCGATCTGCGCCCGCGTGGAAGAGGAACTGGGCGAACTCGCCCCCGACGAGGCCGCCGAATACCTGGAGAGCCTCGGCATCTCCGACAGCGGCTGCAACCGCCTCATCCGCGAAGCCTACAAGTTGCTCGGGCTGGCCAGCTACTTCACCACCGGGGAGAAGGAAACCCGCGCCTGGACCTTCCGGCTCGGCCTCAAGGCTCCCCAGTGCGCCGCCGTCATCCACACCGACTTTGAGAAGAAATTCATCAAGGCCGAAGTCGTCTCCTACGACGACCTCGTGAACGCCGGCTCCATCGCCGCCGCCCGCGACGCCGGCAAGTACCGCCTCGAAGGCAAGGAATACGTCTTCAAGGACGGCGACGTTGCCCTCTTCAAGGTCGGTGCGTAA
- a CDS encoding glutamine amidotransferase-related protein produces MKVQVLQHVPFEWIGSMEPWLRERGAQIDTARLYESAGLPDPASLDLVIAMGGPMSVNDDTEHPWLVREKAFLREAVKRGLPVVGVCLGAQLIASALGAAITRNPKPEIGWFPVESVPAPTGTFTFPARLSVYHWHGETFALPEGASLLASSAGCRNQAFQLGVNVIGMQFHLETTPETAAQLIEHCGDEIVPGDYVQSAEEMLAAPPERYAAINKLSGRILDYVLGSAPGPQPRPENVILF; encoded by the coding sequence GTGAAAGTACAGGTTTTACAGCACGTGCCCTTTGAATGGATCGGCAGCATGGAGCCCTGGCTGCGAGAGCGTGGTGCGCAGATTGACACCGCGCGGCTCTACGAGTCCGCCGGGCTGCCGGACCCGGCCTCGCTCGACCTGGTCATCGCTATGGGCGGGCCGATGAGCGTCAACGACGACACTGAGCACCCTTGGCTGGTACGGGAGAAAGCCTTCCTGCGCGAGGCGGTCAAGCGGGGGCTGCCGGTGGTCGGCGTTTGCCTCGGGGCCCAGCTCATCGCCAGTGCGCTTGGGGCCGCCATCACCCGCAACCCCAAGCCCGAGATTGGGTGGTTCCCGGTCGAGTCCGTTCCCGCGCCGACGGGCACCTTTACCTTTCCGGCGCGGCTGAGCGTCTATCACTGGCACGGGGAAACCTTTGCCCTGCCGGAAGGGGCCAGCCTGCTTGCCTCCAGCGCGGGTTGTCGCAATCAGGCTTTCCAACTGGGCGTGAACGTGATTGGCATGCAGTTCCACCTGGAGACGACCCCGGAAACCGCCGCTCAACTGATCGAGCACTGCGGCGACGAAATCGTCCCCGGCGACTACGTCCAAAGCGCCGAGGAGATGCTGGCCGCCCCGCCCGAACGCTACGCGGCCATCAACAAGCTCTCCGGTCGCATCCTTGATTACGTGCTCGGTTCCGCCCCCGGCCCCCAGCCGCGTCCCGAGAACGTGATTCTGTTTTAG
- a CDS encoding cytochrome c biogenesis protein ResB, translating into MKSLYRFLSSLKLTVVLLAFSILLVFFGTLDQVHYGIHEAQRRYFESFLALWQYPSEWFGGLQLSWFKLPLPGGFTLGILLLVNLCCAHFRYFRLSWKRSGIAITHLGVVVLLVSGFLVSWLQEESQMWIDEGGQSNYAETHLDNELVFIDRSNPDYDEVVSIPQSLLRDGAHIELPQLGLSLNVVDFMLNAGLGTKMQNPNGPTPRADRGAAARMGLFAVEKAPDYSDKGINTTTAIIELEGAEGPLGTWLVSNVMDEHRFPPQTLEVGGRTYEVYLRFKRTYLPFSLELKKFTHDKYPGTDIPKNFASDVRILTPGESPQPALIYMNHPLRHGGFTFYQASFGKQDTASMLQVVRNPSWLVPYLAVTLVGIGMCIQFLIHLVRFTTRRSAQSRS; encoded by the coding sequence ATGAAGTCACTTTACCGCTTCCTCAGTTCGCTCAAGCTGACCGTCGTCCTGCTGGCCTTCAGCATCCTGCTGGTCTTCTTTGGCACGCTCGACCAGGTCCACTACGGCATTCACGAGGCCCAGCGCCGCTACTTCGAGAGCTTCCTGGCGCTCTGGCAATACCCCTCCGAGTGGTTCGGCGGACTCCAGCTCTCGTGGTTCAAGTTGCCCCTGCCCGGCGGCTTCACGCTCGGCATCCTGCTACTGGTCAACCTCTGCTGCGCGCATTTCCGGTACTTCCGCCTGAGCTGGAAACGCTCCGGCATCGCCATCACCCACCTCGGTGTGGTCGTGCTGCTGGTGAGCGGTTTCCTCGTGAGCTGGCTGCAGGAGGAGAGCCAGATGTGGATCGACGAGGGTGGCCAGAGCAACTACGCCGAAACCCACCTCGACAATGAGCTGGTCTTCATCGACCGCTCGAACCCGGACTACGACGAGGTCGTCAGCATCCCGCAAAGCCTGCTGCGCGACGGGGCGCACATCGAGCTTCCGCAGCTCGGGCTGAGCCTGAACGTGGTGGACTTCATGCTCAACGCCGGGCTCGGCACGAAGATGCAAAACCCCAACGGCCCCACCCCCCGCGCCGACCGCGGAGCCGCCGCCCGTATGGGGCTGTTCGCGGTGGAGAAGGCCCCCGACTACAGCGACAAGGGCATCAACACCACCACCGCCATCATCGAGCTGGAGGGCGCCGAGGGTCCGCTGGGCACCTGGCTGGTTTCCAACGTCATGGACGAGCACCGCTTCCCCCCGCAGACGCTTGAGGTCGGCGGCAGGACCTACGAGGTTTACCTGCGTTTCAAACGCACCTACCTGCCCTTCTCGCTGGAGCTGAAAAAATTCACCCACGACAAGTACCCCGGCACCGACATTCCTAAGAACTTCGCCAGCGACGTGCGCATCCTCACCCCCGGTGAGTCGCCCCAGCCGGCCCTTATTTACATGAACCACCCGCTGCGCCACGGTGGCTTCACTTTTTACCAGGCCTCCTTCGGCAAGCAGGACACCGCCTCCATGCTCCAGGTCGTGCGCAACCCCAGTTGGCTCGTGCCGTACCTGGCCGTCACCCTCGTCGGCATCGGCATGTGTATCCAGTTCCTGATACACCTGGTCCGCTTCACCACCCGCCGCTCAGCCCAGTCCCGCTCATGA